A region from the Deinococcus budaensis genome encodes:
- a CDS encoding diguanylate cyclase domain-containing protein encodes MTQPASRDDLTRLPTRTAFEAELRRRLSDGGCCTLLLCDLDYLKLINDTFGHLAGDEALRILAQTLQAQLRPGWQVYRLGGDEFAVLAAAPKAALAEWGQDVIHRLSRRPDRSLRVSMGVAAWQAGMDGPLALFALADARLLTAKRLGRGQVVDENTASGAGPDRGPSRLLERDEARAQTVAVLQRALSVPGTRLTVQAPPGGGLTAFLREANLIAQTLGYQTLQVQGDPLRAARQHDAWEGATLNGVPLRGSIGAALREGRAGAPLAALLDAPEHLSASALAELAPLLSGAQVVLTGQALGPLGGAGAAPGPHLLTLPPLTHRAVLALAEAQVGPLGEGGAAWLLRQVQGLPARLGPQLSALRLEAELRGQSVVALTQGRPQDWEGAVARHVPPGHPPPQPHLYGRAAEMQDAARQLGGHALLTLTGPAGRGKTRLARQLLAELGRQYPGGAHEVPLRGVRLPEVALARISEALLGTAVAPAGVETVTRLLGRRPTLLLLDDAAPYTLPARLIEAMLARSPGTRLIVTARAPLGVQGEASLTLAPLPDDQLRAALAAQADPMDEGALDVLTRYAAGEPDTLAALLPLVRMFGLRGAAEHLERSGRSRQAGAGPWPELGSPERRVLAALSTFGGPFDLPWAGQVSEGSSFLLSALIHRHMLLPVGGGLYRLPEQLLDQSRAYLRRRPALLRRVHERGLSRAQAVLRAHPTESAAWFGHLDTHYPTLRALLAGRLHSPTPPDPALVRTVLQLTSYRLTRAYLYDAREDLQAALQGLAHGPGDPDAALQAALQLALASTLQRLGDHAHAFALASEARARAETLGDLPLLGAALLTEARILHRRSAYRDAYALFARVRTEVQEAGRPHLLVRALGGMARSAVYLGELDGAHRDVQEALRQAAVLDRPRLRAELLNTAGLIAIERRDLGAAQALMEQALALHETYGGREGQTLNLTGLAWAALLRGDPALSLQHSGRVLQRAQDSGQSWEVANAMVNLGHALARLGRLDEARARHQEAARLATHCDAPSVVAEALGGLADVLAREHRLGEARALLDLALTHPGANAEVHSFFGPLRRMLDPHPAALLPQELLPLLGANQTSGP; translated from the coding sequence ATGACGCAGCCAGCGAGCCGGGACGACCTCACTCGGCTCCCCACCCGTACCGCGTTCGAGGCGGAGCTGCGCCGGCGCCTCTCGGACGGTGGCTGCTGCACGCTGCTGCTGTGTGACCTCGACTACCTCAAACTGATCAACGACACCTTCGGACATCTGGCGGGCGACGAGGCGCTGCGGATCTTGGCCCAGACCCTGCAGGCCCAGCTGCGCCCGGGCTGGCAGGTGTACCGGCTGGGCGGCGACGAATTCGCCGTGCTGGCAGCCGCGCCCAAAGCGGCACTCGCCGAATGGGGTCAGGACGTGATCCACCGTCTCAGTCGGCGGCCCGACCGGTCGCTGCGCGTGAGCATGGGGGTCGCGGCCTGGCAGGCGGGTATGGACGGCCCCCTGGCGCTCTTCGCGCTGGCCGACGCCCGGTTGCTGACGGCCAAGCGCCTGGGCCGGGGTCAGGTGGTGGACGAGAACACGGCCTCCGGGGCGGGGCCTGACCGCGGCCCTTCCCGGCTGCTGGAACGGGACGAGGCCCGGGCACAGACGGTGGCCGTGTTGCAGCGGGCCCTCTCCGTGCCGGGCACCCGCCTGACCGTGCAGGCCCCGCCTGGAGGGGGCCTGACCGCCTTTCTCCGCGAGGCGAACCTGATCGCCCAGACCCTGGGCTACCAGACGCTGCAGGTGCAGGGAGATCCCCTGCGGGCGGCACGGCAGCACGACGCCTGGGAGGGCGCCACGTTGAATGGCGTGCCCCTCCGGGGCTCCATCGGTGCGGCGCTGCGGGAAGGCCGGGCCGGAGCACCCCTGGCGGCCTTGCTCGACGCCCCGGAACACCTCAGCGCTTCTGCCCTGGCTGAACTCGCTCCGCTGCTGTCGGGGGCGCAGGTCGTCCTGACCGGACAGGCGCTCGGGCCGCTGGGCGGCGCGGGAGCAGCGCCGGGGCCTCACCTGCTGACCCTGCCCCCGCTCACGCACCGGGCCGTTCTGGCGCTGGCCGAGGCGCAGGTGGGGCCACTGGGCGAGGGGGGAGCGGCGTGGCTGCTGCGGCAGGTCCAGGGCCTGCCCGCCCGGCTCGGCCCGCAGCTCTCGGCCCTGCGGCTCGAAGCGGAGTTGCGCGGTCAGAGCGTCGTGGCGCTCACCCAGGGCCGTCCCCAGGACTGGGAAGGCGCGGTCGCCCGGCATGTCCCGCCTGGGCACCCGCCGCCCCAGCCCCACCTGTACGGCCGGGCAGCGGAGATGCAGGACGCGGCGCGGCAGCTCGGCGGGCATGCGCTCCTGACCCTCACAGGACCTGCCGGGCGGGGCAAGACGCGTCTGGCCCGGCAACTGCTGGCCGAACTGGGCAGGCAGTATCCGGGCGGCGCGCACGAGGTTCCGCTCCGGGGCGTGCGGCTGCCTGAGGTGGCTCTGGCCCGGATCAGCGAGGCGTTGCTCGGCACGGCGGTCGCCCCCGCGGGTGTGGAGACCGTGACCCGGCTGCTGGGCCGGCGGCCGACCCTGCTGCTGCTCGACGACGCCGCGCCCTATACCCTTCCCGCCCGGCTGATCGAGGCGATGCTGGCACGCAGCCCGGGCACCCGCCTCATCGTGACGGCGCGCGCGCCCCTTGGCGTCCAGGGAGAAGCTTCCCTGACGCTCGCTCCTCTGCCAGACGACCAGCTGCGGGCAGCGCTGGCCGCGCAGGCGGACCCTATGGACGAGGGCGCCCTCGACGTCCTGACCCGGTACGCGGCGGGCGAGCCGGACACCCTGGCGGCCCTGTTGCCCCTGGTCCGGATGTTCGGACTGAGGGGCGCGGCCGAGCACCTGGAGCGCAGCGGGCGGTCGCGGCAGGCCGGCGCTGGCCCGTGGCCGGAACTCGGCTCGCCGGAGCGGCGTGTGCTGGCGGCCCTGAGCACCTTTGGCGGTCCTTTCGACCTGCCCTGGGCCGGACAGGTGTCGGAAGGCTCGTCCTTCCTGCTCTCCGCGCTGATTCACCGGCACATGCTGCTGCCCGTGGGGGGCGGGCTCTACCGCCTTCCAGAACAACTCCTGGACCAGAGTCGGGCCTATCTGCGCCGGCGCCCCGCCCTCCTCAGGCGCGTCCACGAACGCGGCCTGAGCCGGGCCCAGGCCGTCTTGCGGGCCCATCCGACGGAAAGCGCGGCGTGGTTCGGCCATCTGGACACCCACTACCCCACGCTGCGGGCGCTGCTCGCCGGGCGGCTGCACTCCCCCACGCCGCCTGACCCGGCCCTGGTGCGCACGGTGCTGCAGCTCACGTCCTACCGCCTGACCCGCGCCTACCTGTATGACGCCCGTGAGGACCTGCAGGCCGCCCTCCAGGGGCTTGCCCACGGCCCTGGCGACCCGGACGCGGCGCTGCAGGCGGCCCTGCAACTCGCGCTCGCGTCCACCCTCCAGCGCCTGGGCGACCACGCGCATGCCTTTGCCCTGGCCAGCGAGGCCCGTGCCCGCGCCGAGACCCTGGGCGACCTCCCGCTGCTGGGGGCCGCCCTGCTCACCGAGGCGCGCATTCTGCACCGCCGCAGCGCCTACCGCGACGCGTACGCCCTGTTTGCCCGCGTCCGGACCGAAGTGCAGGAAGCCGGACGGCCGCACCTCCTCGTCCGTGCCCTGGGGGGCATGGCCCGCAGCGCCGTGTATCTGGGAGAGCTGGACGGCGCGCACCGGGACGTGCAGGAAGCGCTGCGGCAGGCCGCTGTCCTGGACCGTCCCCGCCTGCGCGCCGAGCTGCTGAACACGGCGGGCCTGATCGCCATTGAACGCCGCGACCTCGGGGCCGCGCAGGCCCTGATGGAACAGGCCCTGGCGCTGCATGAGACGTACGGCGGACGCGAGGGCCAGACCCTGAACCTGACCGGCCTCGCCTGGGCGGCGCTGCTGCGCGGCGACCCTGCCCTGAGCCTGCAGCACAGCGGGCGGGTGCTGCAGCGGGCGCAGGACTCGGGGCAGAGCTGGGAAGTCGCCAACGCCATGGTCAACCTCGGGCACGCCCTGGCCCGGCTCGGCCGGCTGGACGAGGCCCGCGCCCGCCACCAGGAAGCGGCTCGCCTCGCCACGCACTGCGACGCGCCCTCGGTGGTGGCCGAGGCGCTGGGCGGCCTGGCCGACGTGCTGGCACGCGAGCACCGGCTGGGCGAAGCCCGCGCCCTGCTGGACCTGGCCCTGACCCATCCCGGTGCCAATGCCGAGGTCCACAGCTTTTTCGGCCCGCTGCGCCGCATGCTTGACCCTCACCCTGCAGCATTGCTTCCCCAGGAGCTGCTGCCCCTGTTGGGGGCGAACCAGACCAGCGGCCCCTGA
- a CDS encoding DUF433 domain-containing protein, producing the protein MSLLDRMTVDPRQCGGRPCIRVSDILDLLGQGVPETEILNDYPDLEREDIHAALLYAARYLNHPRLSA; encoded by the coding sequence ATGAGCCTCCTGGACCGGATGACCGTCGACCCGCGGCAATGCGGTGGGCGCCCCTGCATCCGGGTCAGCGACATCCTCGACCTTCTGGGTCAGGGCGTCCCTGAGACGGAAATCCTGAACGACTACCCCGACCTCGAGCGCGAGGACATCCACGCGGCCCTGCTGTATGCCGCGCGCTACCTGAATCATCCGCGTCTGAGCGCCTGA
- a CDS encoding DUF5615 family PIN-like protein: MPGGPSWLDAQLPPQLAPWLTETFGVPACSASDLGYRDAGDDEIFQAARAAGAVVVSKGSDFLDRVTRLGPPPHLLYVTCRNTSTRALWEVFIRVFPEAHRLLEQGEAVVEIGDRQG; encoded by the coding sequence ATGCCGGGAGGTCCCTCCTGGCTGGACGCGCAGCTCCCGCCACAGCTCGCCCCCTGGCTGACCGAGACCTTCGGCGTGCCGGCCTGCAGCGCGAGCGACCTGGGTTACCGGGACGCCGGCGACGACGAGATCTTCCAGGCGGCCCGAGCTGCCGGGGCGGTGGTCGTGTCTAAGGGCAGCGACTTCCTCGACCGGGTGACTCGGCTGGGGCCTCCCCCGCACCTGCTCTACGTCACCTGCAGGAACACCAGCACCCGAGCCCTCTGGGAGGTGTTCATCCGGGTGTTCCCCGAGGCGCACCGGTTGCTGGAGCAGGGTGAAGCCGTCGTGGAAATCGGTGACCGGCAGGGTTGA
- a CDS encoding CBS domain-containing protein: MAGHLEGIVRTLTQDKDVYSVFRRQVTVAEADAPVGDALTVMSRDSLSQLPVYWNGVFVDLLTADTVSRWLGANVRDELVDLTVPVGEVLPHKESVEKYAFVPRSESLLGMIGAFDDHTRRGERLSAVLITQHGRATENLLGIVTAYDLPRAFEAAGE, encoded by the coding sequence GTGGCCGGGCATCTCGAGGGCATCGTGCGCACCCTCACGCAGGACAAAGACGTCTATAGCGTCTTCCGGCGCCAGGTCACCGTCGCGGAGGCGGACGCGCCCGTCGGGGACGCACTCACGGTCATGTCCCGGGACAGCCTGTCGCAGCTGCCGGTGTACTGGAACGGGGTCTTCGTGGACCTGCTGACGGCCGACACTGTCTCGCGCTGGCTGGGCGCGAACGTGCGTGATGAACTGGTCGACCTGACCGTCCCGGTTGGAGAGGTGCTGCCACACAAGGAGAGCGTCGAGAAGTACGCCTTCGTCCCAAGAAGCGAGTCGCTGCTGGGCATGATCGGGGCGTTCGACGACCACACCCGGCGGGGGGAACGGCTGAGCGCCGTTCTGATCACCCAACACGGCCGGGCCACCGAGAACCTGCTGGGGATCGTCACCGCCTACGACCTGCCCAGAGCGTTCGAGGCGGCTGGGGAGTAG
- a CDS encoding AAA family ATPase has protein sequence MHSVNVFAQHKILYDTLTRLSGDEQAALDRAMLGGGWSKDVNGNLLSGLQALPLPQGGQTTATLDLAFDWPDSATRTLAMGVAHPQLLVSEVHGASPRGDLWLHQLGLASDVEGQPLVMYAGVPRPLVTEVQRQLRAAIRSESPVVSAYRPVPLGETVRVLEAQVVTRQRDRRVTKVKTLDVYDLHLEQAGGISRCQAARRAGLREDGAPLPVLGGSGMRALVLHALTGVPAAPFAVVDGQTPPTPPASAEQLLGRLTTTPPPPVSKPKPQPAPPPRPRTPTPPSRPEAAPRAPEPEPEAVAPPPPPPPPADPWLTLPERMAVEPGIVEVARKTLERHRPLLLTGSPGVGKTLLATLLAEALCGEGNYTLVTADARWTSSEVLGGLRVVPGDSLRYAFMPGVVTRAAQRHAQSMQATGRPHALIVDEFNRAHQDEAFGRLLTLLDARYRTQLPLVGPDDGAPEEVFLPADFLLIGTLNDADTARLHDLSAALQRRFTTVHLEVPASERTHLERMYAEIPQVTFDALYGVVGTSGPQDRAEGRLRSHVTVGTHFMSEVLEYVRAGMTLDASLSTLAASHLSHLTRVDLERLAERAAEHRLQGLRAQLEKAVSVTAF, from the coding sequence ATGCATTCGGTCAACGTCTTCGCACAACACAAGATTCTGTACGACACCCTCACCCGCCTGTCCGGGGACGAGCAGGCGGCCCTGGACCGCGCCATGCTGGGCGGCGGCTGGAGCAAGGACGTGAATGGGAACCTGCTCTCCGGCCTGCAGGCCCTCCCCCTTCCTCAGGGGGGGCAGACGACGGCCACGCTGGACCTGGCGTTCGACTGGCCGGATTCAGCGACCCGCACGCTCGCGATGGGTGTGGCGCACCCTCAGCTGCTGGTCAGCGAAGTGCACGGCGCGTCTCCCCGGGGCGACCTGTGGCTACATCAGCTGGGGCTCGCCAGTGACGTGGAGGGGCAGCCGCTCGTCATGTACGCCGGAGTCCCCCGCCCTCTGGTGACCGAGGTCCAGCGGCAACTGCGGGCGGCCATCCGCAGCGAAAGCCCGGTGGTGAGCGCGTACCGGCCCGTTCCCCTGGGCGAGACGGTCCGGGTGCTCGAAGCGCAGGTGGTGACCCGGCAGCGGGACAGGCGGGTGACCAAGGTCAAGACGCTCGATGTGTACGACCTGCACCTCGAACAGGCTGGCGGGATCTCCCGCTGTCAAGCGGCTCGGCGGGCGGGCCTGCGCGAGGACGGCGCGCCCCTCCCGGTGCTGGGAGGCAGCGGGATGAGGGCGCTCGTGCTGCACGCCTTGACCGGCGTCCCGGCAGCCCCCTTCGCGGTTGTGGACGGCCAGACTCCGCCCACGCCGCCCGCCTCCGCCGAGCAACTGCTGGGCCGCCTCACCACCACACCGCCTCCCCCGGTGTCCAAACCCAAGCCTCAGCCCGCTCCACCGCCCCGCCCGCGCACTCCAACTCCACCTTCCCGGCCGGAGGCCGCGCCGCGTGCGCCGGAACCGGAACCCGAGGCGGTGGCCCCGCCACCTCCGCCGCCGCCCCCAGCCGATCCCTGGCTCACCCTGCCGGAGCGCATGGCGGTCGAGCCGGGCATCGTCGAGGTGGCCCGCAAGACCCTGGAACGCCACCGGCCACTGCTGCTCACCGGGTCGCCGGGTGTGGGCAAGACGCTGCTCGCCACCCTGCTCGCCGAGGCGCTGTGCGGAGAGGGGAACTACACCCTGGTCACCGCCGACGCCCGCTGGACCAGCAGCGAGGTGCTCGGCGGCCTGCGGGTGGTGCCCGGCGACAGCCTGCGTTACGCGTTCATGCCGGGCGTCGTGACCCGCGCGGCCCAGCGTCACGCGCAGAGCATGCAGGCCACGGGACGCCCCCACGCCCTGATCGTTGACGAGTTCAACCGCGCCCACCAGGACGAGGCCTTCGGACGGCTGCTCACCCTGCTGGACGCCCGCTACCGAACCCAGCTCCCCCTGGTCGGCCCGGACGACGGCGCGCCCGAGGAGGTGTTCCTCCCCGCGGACTTCCTCCTGATCGGAACCCTCAACGATGCGGACACGGCCCGGCTACATGACCTCAGTGCTGCCCTGCAACGGCGCTTCACGACGGTCCACCTGGAGGTCCCCGCGTCCGAACGGACCCACCTCGAGCGGATGTATGCCGAGATCCCCCAGGTCACCTTTGACGCGCTGTACGGCGTGGTGGGGACCAGTGGGCCACAGGACCGGGCAGAGGGCCGGCTGCGCAGTCACGTGACGGTCGGGACGCACTTCATGAGCGAGGTGCTCGAGTACGTACGGGCAGGCATGACGCTCGATGCCTCGCTGTCCACGCTCGCCGCGAGCCACCTCAGCCACCTGACCCGGGTCGATCTTGAGCGGCTTGCCGAGCGCGCTGCAGAGCACCGGCTTCAGGGCCTGAGGGCGCAGCTGGAAAAGGCGGTAAGCGTTACGGCCTTCTGA
- a CDS encoding TerB N-terminal domain-containing protein, with the protein MPRRPAPPHGRRWLALQKRRATRGSFLFDARQWVSTAHSAVPHAPLKAYWTTYADLNTEQRQWYFYWRTRFRSGEALPTDLSYVFLHTYEILHGVGFENPAVAFAQLERLWQSYRTQHPSLDRYLVDWLSDFVHYYELTGADSAGWLARAPRFRTFASGDEIIEAWLASEDRAALTEGVFQALITYRPSENKFYRDSADQADLQATLQRAVLLTDAYHHQVHGESVFTALAPQQVREHSRQAFSGAVFEGEAVERETTRVRAFRDDGRLIAHLTVAVRYAENLARRRAGFRSLLRGVDIEPELAAYLDEHLYPRVRPSIQIDAERLTALQRDSSEIRERLMEDVLLEDTRLEVPPATVSPVPEPVEVRTYLLPEETPEGHLTDLEAVADILDALLAPGRDLLDQLRQRAWEAPPSALRVPGGSFLSSLVDQVNEAAQARLGDVLLAEEHGALVVLEDYRDELEYLLALTAQDPRATAPASGPWTDLARRLTPLQLVVLQRLGHAPVPLRDLDALALQHGTMGSVVLEEMNAAALDTVGDLLTDPYLDPITLEEAHRFGVLRTLSAAGLTSPEAKA; encoded by the coding sequence GTGCCGCGCCGCCCAGCACCTCCCCACGGCAGACGGTGGCTCGCCCTGCAAAAGCGGCGGGCGACCAGGGGATCATTTCTGTTCGACGCCCGGCAATGGGTCAGCACGGCCCACAGCGCGGTTCCCCACGCGCCCCTGAAAGCGTACTGGACCACGTACGCCGATCTGAACACCGAGCAGCGCCAGTGGTACTTCTACTGGCGCACCCGCTTCCGCTCAGGCGAGGCCCTGCCCACCGACCTGAGCTACGTCTTCCTGCACACGTACGAGATCCTGCATGGGGTCGGCTTCGAGAACCCGGCTGTGGCCTTCGCACAGCTGGAGAGGCTGTGGCAGAGTTACCGGACGCAGCATCCCAGCCTCGACCGTTATCTGGTTGACTGGCTGAGTGACTTCGTCCACTACTACGAGCTGACCGGGGCAGACAGCGCAGGCTGGCTGGCGCGCGCCCCACGGTTCAGAACCTTCGCCTCCGGGGACGAAATCATCGAGGCCTGGCTGGCCTCGGAGGACCGCGCAGCCCTGACGGAGGGGGTCTTCCAGGCCCTGATCACCTACCGCCCCTCGGAAAACAAGTTCTACCGGGACAGTGCCGATCAGGCAGATCTGCAGGCCACGTTGCAGCGGGCTGTCCTGTTGACCGATGCCTACCACCACCAGGTCCACGGTGAGTCCGTCTTCACGGCCCTGGCGCCCCAGCAGGTTCGTGAGCACAGCCGCCAGGCCTTTTCGGGGGCGGTCTTCGAGGGTGAAGCGGTCGAAAGGGAGACGACACGGGTCCGGGCGTTCCGGGACGACGGCCGCCTGATCGCGCACCTGACCGTTGCCGTGCGGTATGCCGAGAACCTGGCCCGTCGCCGCGCCGGGTTTCGCAGCCTGCTGCGTGGCGTGGACATCGAACCGGAGCTGGCCGCCTACTTGGACGAACATCTCTATCCACGGGTTCGCCCGAGCATCCAGATTGATGCCGAGCGCCTGACGGCCCTTCAGCGGGACTCCAGTGAGATTCGGGAGCGGCTGATGGAGGACGTGCTTCTGGAAGACACCCGCCTTGAAGTGCCGCCCGCGACGGTCTCCCCTGTCCCGGAACCTGTGGAGGTGCGAACCTATCTCCTCCCGGAGGAAACCCCCGAGGGGCACCTCACGGACCTCGAAGCGGTGGCCGACATCCTGGACGCCCTGCTGGCCCCCGGGCGTGACCTCCTCGATCAGCTCCGCCAGCGGGCATGGGAAGCGCCCCCCAGCGCACTCAGGGTGCCCGGAGGCAGCTTTCTGAGCAGCCTGGTGGATCAGGTCAATGAAGCCGCCCAGGCGCGTCTGGGGGACGTACTGCTTGCCGAGGAGCATGGGGCACTGGTCGTCCTCGAGGATTACCGCGACGAGCTGGAATATCTGCTGGCGCTGACAGCTCAAGACCCCCGGGCCACAGCTCCTGCCAGCGGTCCATGGACAGACCTGGCGCGGCGGCTGACGCCGCTGCAGCTGGTCGTCCTCCAGCGGCTGGGGCACGCGCCGGTTCCCCTGCGGGACCTCGACGCCCTGGCCTTGCAGCACGGCACCATGGGCAGCGTGGTGCTCGAGGAGATGAATGCCGCCGCGCTGGACACCGTCGGTGACCTGTTGACCGACCCCTACCTCGACCCCATCACCCTGGAGGAAGCCCACCGTTTTGGCGTACTGCGTACCCTGAGCGCGGCGGGCCTGACCTCACCGGAGGCCAAGGCATGA
- a CDS encoding ATP-binding protein has translation MTTQSPPIPKRVTAALFQALGAGVVPSLGIEHIVVGRKPEIEALLGDLENVREGGAGFRIIAGRYGAGKSFLLQLLRSYALNRNFVVASADLSPERRLTGARGQGLATYRELTRNLSTRVRQEGGALSAVLEKWISTLQGQVVAQGMQPGDPAFGPEVEQRIREAVSDLEGMVHGFDFAAVISAYWRGHQAGDDALKNAALKWLRGEYSTKTEAREALGVRVIIDDDGWYDYVKLLAHFVHAIGYAGLVVVIDEAVNLYKVTQSGARHANYEKLLTILNDTLQGRAQHLQVLVGATPQMVEDTRRGLYSYEALRTRLESSRFAVGGLQDYAGPMLRLETLAQEEVFALLHRLRELHALHHGAAVTVTDDELVAFMAEVLGRLGAPEFLTPRDVTRDFVSVLNLLRQHRHLSFLGLVQSSDFQPSRTDVLAEARREEAPPAPDTAEFAAFEL, from the coding sequence ATGACCACCCAGTCCCCCCCTATTCCGAAGCGCGTGACTGCGGCGCTGTTTCAGGCCCTTGGCGCTGGCGTGGTGCCCAGCCTGGGTATCGAGCACATCGTGGTCGGCCGTAAACCCGAGATTGAGGCCCTGCTGGGAGATCTGGAGAACGTCCGGGAAGGCGGGGCCGGGTTCCGGATCATCGCAGGGCGGTACGGAGCGGGCAAATCGTTTCTCCTGCAACTGCTGCGCAGCTACGCGCTGAACCGCAACTTCGTGGTGGCCAGCGCCGACCTCAGTCCCGAGCGGCGCCTGACCGGCGCGCGGGGGCAAGGGCTGGCCACCTACCGCGAACTGACCCGCAATCTGTCGACCCGGGTGCGGCAGGAGGGCGGTGCCCTGAGCGCCGTACTGGAAAAATGGATCAGCACCCTGCAAGGCCAGGTGGTCGCGCAGGGAATGCAACCCGGCGATCCGGCGTTCGGCCCGGAGGTGGAACAGCGCATTCGTGAAGCGGTCAGCGACCTTGAGGGGATGGTGCATGGCTTTGACTTCGCGGCAGTTATCAGCGCGTACTGGCGGGGTCACCAGGCAGGCGACGACGCCCTGAAAAACGCCGCGCTGAAGTGGTTGCGCGGGGAGTACAGCACCAAAACCGAGGCCAGGGAAGCCCTGGGCGTACGGGTGATCATTGACGACGACGGCTGGTACGACTACGTCAAGCTGCTGGCACACTTCGTGCACGCGATCGGTTATGCGGGGCTGGTCGTGGTCATCGATGAGGCGGTCAACCTTTACAAGGTCACCCAGAGCGGCGCCCGGCACGCGAACTACGAGAAGCTGCTCACCATCCTCAACGACACCCTTCAGGGCCGGGCACAGCACCTGCAGGTGCTGGTCGGCGCGACCCCGCAGATGGTCGAGGACACCCGCCGGGGCCTGTATTCCTACGAAGCCCTCCGAACCCGGCTGGAAAGCAGCCGCTTTGCTGTGGGCGGCCTTCAGGACTACGCGGGGCCGATGCTGCGGCTCGAGACCCTCGCGCAGGAGGAAGTCTTCGCCCTGTTGCACCGCTTGCGGGAACTGCACGCCCTGCACCACGGCGCTGCGGTGACCGTGACCGATGACGAGCTGGTCGCCTTCATGGCGGAGGTGCTGGGCCGCCTCGGTGCCCCGGAGTTCCTGACGCCACGGGACGTCACGCGGGATTTCGTCAGTGTCCTGAACCTGCTGCGGCAGCATCGGCACTTGAGCTTCCTGGGCCTGGTGCAGTCGAGCGACTTCCAGCCCTCACGCACCGACGTCCTGGCCGAGGCCAGACGCGAGGAAGCGCCTCCTGCGCCCGACACCGCCGAATTCGCCGCATTCGAGCTGTAA